A single Osmerus mordax isolate fOsmMor3 chromosome 9, fOsmMor3.pri, whole genome shotgun sequence DNA region contains:
- the LOC136949211 gene encoding complement component C1q receptor-like: MFLNLLLLLHICGSMGTTDNIAASLCSSKACFTLHMEKVIFEDARKKCEDNGGYLFTTKNNTEKAQLQSILSHVDGKNRRWDLTFWIGLKLHKGECVTDRSSLKGFKWISGMNFDQYSNWDREPLRTCTEDRCVTIHYDVSSNSELKWTDGSCKDTAFYACKFYFKEMCKPLSLARQGKIYYTPPFAKNPLNEANSLNSLPIGTYAEVTCGDDSSFTICKAMNTWTNPGPFCTSDNQSCDLKNGGCDHFCLDVKAGGVRCECKDGFELGNDQVSCEAKDYCHGSPCQYQCKTSGAGFSCVCPKGLQLDKDLIGCVDINECQMQACDDHDCVNTQGSYMCVCRVGYKMVGGKCHDIDECTESRCSQICLNSQGSFSCHCISGFIASEDGHACIDIDECLNNVRCEYKCKNTIGGFKCLCPNNFRLHQNGLTCIEDLTIDSTAEPTGSRSISVTHGKTIESQTMSDELKNKHAYTDAPPSDNVSMHEQTLGKVTLETNAPNSKTFNSRLLVWYAIGSVVPLVLLIAVTIGIVIFRCDRSKRNIKKKNLTADSYCWVSSGLETQLERLNGSVLTNR; encoded by the coding sequence ATGTTCTTAAATCTTTTACTACTTCTCCACATCTGTGGGTCAATGGGAACCACAGACAACATTGCTGCAAGTCTATGTTCATCTAAAGCCTGTTTTACCTTACACATGGAAAAAGTGATCTTTGAGGATGCTCGAAAGAAATGTGAAGACAATGGAGGTTACTTATTTACAACTAAGAACAACACTGAGAAAGCCCAGCTCCAATCAATTCTTTCTCATGTTGATGGAAAAAATCGACGATGGGACCTAACATTTTGGATCGGATTAAAATTACACAAAGGGGAGTGCGTTACAGATAGATCAAGTCTGAAGGGCTTTAAGTGGATATCCGGCATGAACTTTGACCAGTATTCAAACTGGGACAGGGAGCCCCTCCGTACATGTACAGAGGACAGGTGTGTCACAATACATTATGATGTATCAAGCAACAGCGAGTTGAAATGGACTGATGGATCATGCAAGGATACTGCTTTTTATGCATGCAAGTTCTACTTCAAAGAGATGTGCAAACCTCTGTCATTGGCAAGACAAGGAAAAATTTACTACACTCCACCTTTTGCCAAAAACCCTTTAAATGAAGCTAATAGTCTGAATTCTTTGCCAATAGGGACATATGCTGAGGTAACGTGCGGTGATGACAGTAGTTTCACCATTTGTAAAGCAATGAACACCTGGACTAACCCTGGTCCATTTTGTACATCAGACAACCAAAGTTGCGACTTAAAAAATGGTGGATGTGACCATTTCTGCTTGGATGTAAAAGCTGGTGGCGTACGCTGCGAATGCAAGGATGGCTTTGAACTGGGAAATGACCAAGTATCTTGTGAAGCAAAAGACTATTGCCACGGTTCCCCATGCCAATATCAATGCAAAACAAGTGGCGCAGGCTTTTCATGTGTATGCCCAAAGGGTCTCCAACTGGACAAAGACTTAATTGGATGTGTTGATATTAATGAATGCCAGATGCAGGCCTGTGATGATCATGATTGTGTCAACACGCAAGGTAGCtacatgtgcgtgtgtagggTGGGATACAAAATGGTCGGTGGCAAATGTCACGACATAGACGAGTGTACTGAATCTAGATGTTCTCAGATATGTCTGAACTCCCAAGGGTCATTCTCCTGCCATTGTATTTCTGGTTTTATTGCATCAGAAGATGGACATGCCTGTATAGACATCGATGAATGCCTTAATAATGTACGATGTGAGTACAAATGCAAAAATACTATAGGCGGTTTCAAGTGCTTGTGTCCTAATAACTTTAGATTACATCAGAATGGACTTACATGCATTGAAGATTTAACAATTGATTCCACTGCTGAACCAACAGGGAGTCGTTCAATCTCGGTGACTCATGGCAAGACAATAGAATCTCAAACCATGTCTGAtgaattaaaaaacaaacatgcgTACACAGACGCACCCCCTTCAGACAATGTGAGCATGCATGAGCAGACTCTTGGCAAAGTTACTTTGGAAACAAATGCTCCGAACAGCAAAACATTTAATTCCAGGCTGTTGGTATGGTATGCTATTGGTTCAGTTGTTCCACTAGTTCTTTTAATTGCAGTAACCATTGGTATAGTTATATTTCGATGTGATCGTTCTAAAAGAAACATAAAGAAGAAAAACCTAACTGCTGATAGCTATTGTTGGGTTTCCTCTGGTTTAGAAACTCAGTTAGAAAGACTGAATGGGTCAGTGTTGACAAACAGATGA
- the LOC136948942 gene encoding uncharacterized protein, with protein MSMVPVLIEGQRYVLTYRFSQDLLELLFNSIRASGGWNKNPNASQFKYIFRKLMARCGVVKPCRGNVTAQDEAEPLPAVIDTSTGLSAVDMSSAAGGEDLPSPFADIPAQVHDHSYLPSCDVCHASLVTDAASAIKDQSYHLLSQKKNGGLVIPSEGTMRVVRAAEWLIRQASSSFRRSQPIKLLEVMYIVRKRIGSEDVFVLGEHIGDTQYGIDSHYHTLQTLIVSLFLS; from the exons ATGTCGATGGTTCCTGTGCTGATTGAAGGACAGCGATATGTCCTGACCTACAGATTCAGCCAGGACCTCTTGGAACTTCTCTTCAACTCCATCAGAGCATCCG GTGGCTGGAATAAGAACCCTAATGCCAGCCAGTTCAAGTACATCTTTAGAAAGCTGATGGCCCGGTGTGGAGTTGTTAAACCATGCAGAGGCAATGTGACAGCACAGGATGAGGCAGAGCCCCTACCAGCGGTCATCGACACCTCTACAGGCCTATCAGCTGTAGATATGTCCTctgcagcaggaggagaagatctTCCATCCCCGTTTGCTGACATTCCTGCCCAAGTTCATGACCACAGCTACCTTCCCTCCTGTGATGTCTGCCATGCCAGCCTGGTGACAGATGCTGCATCTGCCATCAAGGACCAGAGCTACCACCTGCTGTCTCAAAAAAAAAATGGAGGCCTGGTGATTCCATCAGAGGGCACAATGAGGGTTGTCAGGGCAGCAGAGTGGCTCATTCGCCAGGCATCATCAAGTTTCAGACGATCACAGCCCATCAAACTGCTAGAGGTCATGTACATTGTACGGAAGAGGATCGGGTCAGAGGATGTGTTTGTGCTCGGGGAGCACATCGGCGACACGCAGTATGGCATAGACAGCCACTACCATACGCTGCAAACATTAATTGTGTCCCTGTTTCTAAGCTAA